Within the Salvia hispanica cultivar TCC Black 2014 chromosome 4, UniMelb_Shisp_WGS_1.0, whole genome shotgun sequence genome, the region GTGATAGTaactaatactagtattagtcCAACGCAAGTGTGAGGCCTTGGGAGATGAGCTTTTGGCAGTCAGTGGGTTAAGGTCTCCCCCTTAACGAGCTATTGTGTACCCTGATTTAACCCCCTCACATGATGTCAGACTGAAGTGTGGGGGCCGCCAAGGCGATGGAATCGCCTTTTTGGTGCAATAAGTAtatttccaaataataaaaaaaagtagtccTATTTAAAAGTCTTGCATTAGAAATGTAAATCATTGGCATGATTGACGTTGTCTTTCCTAAAGTGGGTGGAGTTTCAAAAGCTTTCACCTCGAGCCGTTCCCGCTTCATTTggaaagatttttttaaaaattattgatgaGTAATgatactatttaatttatggaaGTTTATTCCCTATACAGTTGAACTAACCTAATCTAATTTATAGTCGTACATGTTTAGTTTACTCTAAAAACACCATATAATAGCATGGtgtatagtagtagtatactaGTACATTAGTATTAGTAAGCCTTCCAATAAGATAAAGATCAATAATTGAATCATTCTCGCTCTAAACTTTGTCTTATGCATACCTCTttgccaaaaaagaaatgtaatgCTTTCGTAtctctaactattttttaattttaatggaaAAGTTATAGTGCTTGGTGTTTACTGATTTCCTAAAATTCCTACGCtttaaatgtatttttcaaatttttggatgatttcacatttggaaattttttgataGAGAAGACAACTTCTGTTAAGTGAAAATTGACAATTGACAAAATCGCTCTACCCCATAATTTTTGGACATATGTCCAACTAAATAGAATTGACAAGTTGTAGAACTTCACACATCGATtgctaattatatttagagaTTTACCTTTTAAACCTTAAAGAATGACTCtggaaaatttaaattattcataaaatgttATGGTCGATTTTGGTTGTTTCTAAGATGCTTCTAAAGTACGTACttgatagtaaaaaaattctaatttcaaaaaatatcctcaaatttctttaaatatcacaattctcactgtattttaaaaaatgcttagctatatagaaatttaattcaacACATAAAcgataacaaaaattaaataagaaggGTTAATAGTTTTTTATGTATCCAACTCTCgttttttcaaaagttaagAACACCTTCTGTAATATGCTAAAAGTTTGAAACACAAAACACTAgtaatacttttatattttttgctaaaataaGGTCGCTTTATGTGACATGAATTAGTTTTACTTATTAAccctttttttaaagaaaagcaaatttcagaaaatattgttaattgtGGAGCTTACAATTTGGTTGTTGCCATATAATGTTAGGACggttgaaataaatataattagggAGTCGGCCCCCATTATTTAGGTTaatgaatcaaataattttgagaGTAATTGTAGCAATAAATACAAGTAGTTGAGACATCCCACATTATTTAGGTTGATGTTAACAACAATAGGAGCAGGGAAATTTTCGTCCaatcaaaaaagaaattgtgttgaggGTGGTCACAATTCATTGATGGATGTATGCCACGTTCTTCACATGCCCATTCCTTTCACGGAATACtgttttgatttatgaattattcgtgaatatccattttttttaagaagaaaaaaggcaATCGAAATGTTCTACTGATTTCAAATGTGAGTGATAGAAATGGAATTCTGAGATCTCTATGAGTCCATTGCAAATAGGTGACACCACTCCTTTCTACTTCTCTTCCTATCACTAGATAGTAACATTAAATGTTTGAAAAGTATCTATATATATCAGTATCATACaacaattttaccccattcttATATCAATGCtatcacaaaaatacaaaaaacaaCGAAGCTTGGCAATATCCCTCGAGACTTGAAATGACTACACCTAAATGTAAAAAGGACTACAAAGCAAGCTTACACTTCCAACAATCCAAAATACGATTTGTGAGACCAAAAACTATGACAGACGAAAACAAGAACAGAAACAGACACATAGACAAAGTTTGAAACTCGAAAAACATAAGCAAACTTGAAATCAGGAGGCACTTGATAAAACCTTTTCAACCAAAGTTGAAGCCTCCAGGAGGAACATTTGGCTTGCCATTGGCGAAGCTGAAGCCTCCATCTCCCTGATTTGCATCCGCACCATCAGCCAGATTTTGATCCTCATCTTCCTCGACCCAGTACTTCTCTAGTATCTTCACAGCCTTTTCgtatatttcattattgtcATGGCTCTGGAGATTCTCTATTTTGTCCAGTCCTTCACAATCATCAATCATTTGTGCATATATATTGATTCCACCATTTTGGCCATTTTCTTTATCAGCCTCACCTATCTTCAAAATGTTCTCAAGTCCCTCCAGGCATACAGTAACAATCCTTGCGTCTGGACAGATTAAGAGATCGCACAGTGGCTTAATACAACCTTGAGTCACTAAGAATCTGCAATTTGACATTACATACAGTCAATCGGCATATGGAGGTCCACAATCATAAAAGCGGAAGAATAGATACAAGGACAGTAGTAGTCTTTGCCGATCCTTGCTAGCAAAAGCAAAAGTGAATGGATAAAACCAGCGAGAGATACAATTTTCTGAAAATTACCTTATACTGCTAAATGCTTAGGCTGCAGTTAGATGGCATGCTATAAAATTCATTCTCTATTGTTTGAAATgttttttgataaatgaaatttatatgcAATTGTTCTATTTCACACTGATTTAATGCTCATGGTACTATCTtcacaaatatcaaataagAGTTTCAAGacaatttaaattaagaaatttgaCTACATTTTGGGACATCCAGAAAAGGTAAAGAAGACTAATTCCGTGGAAATGAGGGAGTAAATGTGAAAAGAGGAGGGGACTACATTTGGGGGTAGAGGTACTACTGACACCATGTCCTTCCAAAATACTACCTATTccttttaaattcaatttattgaGTACATTTGAGCTTATCTCTAATGAAGTATTAAGATCAGctgaatatatataagtataatacCTCCGCGATTATAACCATATAAACTTGACATACCTAATCTGCTCTGGAGATCCACCAGAGGTTGCATTTGAGATGGCCCATGCAGcctctttctttatttcaaactCGGCATGTTGAAGAAGTTGCACCAATGGCAGAATGATGCCCGTCTCAATAACAGCCTGTTCCAGAGCAATTAAACAGAGATGCAGATAGGAAACCAATCACAAGactcaaaagaaaaataggtagactaaaaagtacaaaaaaaatgctttaaaatccttctctcttacttctaaagaaaaagaaaatttacaaaaaaaaatcagtccATATTCATAGAGATCATAAAGAACTTGCCTCTTCATGCATATAATTCCATTCAGTTAAGCTCATATTAAGATCGTAAACATCTACCCTTTTCAGTTCCTTTAAaagattaatttaaagtcATCCTGTCCACAACGTTTATCAAAACTAAATCATAACACTGGAATTGATAATTGAcctaacaaaaaaagaatatgtttaCTTGTTTGCACTATTTCTCAGTATTTCCATATAGAATGTCTTACATTATCATGTCAACTCTCAACTAACCATGTTCGAGAAGACATTAGGTGTGATTTTCAGTCAATACATTTGCATGAATAATAGCTATCTAACATAGATTCCCTTCTAGCTATATAGAGAATGAACAGCCACTGAAAAGCAcaacaaattgaaaaagtcAATTAGTGTCCAGTGTCCACTAATTTGTGTTTGATCAGAAGATGCAGTAGGTTCCCAAGTTCATCATGGATTACACAAGTTGCAGGCTTCCATAAAATGGATCTTCTTCATGCAGTTGTAAAATAGGAATTCACTAGCAGGAAACAGAGAAAGGGTGTCAATTGGGGGGAGTGGGTACCTGAATTTGAGCTCTATTACCAGCAGTGATATTAGAGATCGTCCAACAAGCTTCCTTTTTTATGCTTTTCTTATGGTTTTGAGTAAGCAGCTGCTGGAGGCAAGGGAGCACTTGATTGTCTATTACAAACTGCCAAATAAATTAACTCAGTAAACATTCTGTGAACATGAAGTTGAAGTCAAGAAACCCAAAAATTAGCTATCATTAAAGTGTAAATTCTAACAAATCTCATACTTTTTGTCTAACAAATGCGACACGGAACACATGAAGTCATATTTATGAATAGAACTATTAAAACTAAACAAGAGCTGAGTGAAGATGCTTCCACAAGTATACTACACATAAAAAAAGAGATGGCATGCATATAAGATTCTACAGATAGTGTCTTCCACATATATCAATTGAGATCTTAATACGGGAACCTATTCCAGCCAATTAGTAAAATCCTTCCTACTATGGGTGTCTTCAATGACACAACTCAGTAAAGCTTTAGCAACACCGAAATTCTTGTATATAGGGCCACGTTAAACTGCATTCAGCCCTTATAGTTTAACTAGGACCGATTCTGGACAGTTGGGTGTACGATATCAATGGCTGAGATTAAAAGCATGACGGAATACAAATAAAGATTCACGCAAATTAGTATGCTTAGAAACGGGAATATAACCTCTCATGAATCTCATAAAATCATATTAAAAGGGGGACGGAAACTGTATTTGAATATTGATTGTGGTAATGTTGATTTTATGTCACAAATATACTGATTGTATTATTCAAATATGTTCATTGTATGTTATGGTTGTGCTGATTgcattcattttcatttaacaTTACAATCGATATATTAGAAACTCAAATGAGCATATATTAGAACCACAATcagaatatattaaaaactCAATCAGGGATATATGAAACTCAATTATGTATGAGAAATCCAATCAGCATATACATTAGAAACTCAATCAGCATGTATTAGAAATCAATTGGCTTATATTGGAAACACAATCAGCTCACCATATATTAGAACTCCATCAACTATATTAGAAACTCAATCAGCATATATTAAAAACCCAATCAGTATATATTACAAACTCAATCAGTAATTTTCAAACTCAATTGGCATATGTATATAATACAATCAGAATAGCAATTTTCTCAATGTAAACATATGCAATTAAAATTTCGCTAGAATCCtcataaaattactattaacttgatctattgtttgtgaaaataattaaatcgagagagttggTGAAAAATTTACAGTTTTGAGTTATTTAGGATAGGGGAATTGGTTTCCATAACTAATTTAGTCATGACATACGTTCACaccataataaattaataattgtaaaaaCAACTTAATTTgccttatttattttacaacaAAAAGAAGGTCATCCATAATCATAATGGATGTATATCCAGCAATCTGAACCATTAGCATTCAGGGGTAAAAATGGGGGAGGGGACTACTACTGGAAGCACATTTCTCTCCAAGTTTCTAAAAGGAGAGCTAAAAGACATCAAGTTATGAAGAAAATAGTAAGCAGAGAGAGGAAACATATGGAGTAGCCAGATACCTGTGTCTGAGCATCATCGCCAGTGACAATATTCCCCACAGTCCGAAGAGCAGGTACTAGAACAGTGGGCGATGGATGGCTTCATGAGAAACAAATTGTTGTTAGCAACATATGATTGATAACTAGATATTGGTACTTCTGCACAGATGCAATGAATAACATTCCATGAACTGAAATATGAGATTATGGAAATAATactatgattaatttatttaaagaaaaaagaaaaacaaagcaagAAAAGGAACATACAGTAGGAGCTCTACAAGCCTTTGACAGACACCTGCCTCAATCACAGCTTGGATTTTGTCATTTGTTCCATCAGACAGATAGGAAAGAGCCCAGCAAGCATCAGTCAGAACCTCCTCATCATTCAAATGAATAAGTTGTCGTAGAACGGGCAATGCAGGCCTTACCTGAAAAGTGCAGAGAAAGACCATGCTAAATCAGAAGgctaatttatcaattattagaACATATCTATGGAAGCGCAATTTACAGTAAAATTTCCGCAACcccaatattaaaaataccaaGAAACTAGATCTTATATCCTAACAACCTGCTCAAATGGAGTAGGTGGCTTCCCGCGACAGAAATTTGACAGTGTCCATGTAGCATTTCTTAGCATAGAGAGCTTTGAGTTATCATTTAACTGAGCTAGCAGTGGCATAAGAGCACCATGCCCAAGAACAAGATCCCTACAGTTTGGAGAGTCGCCAGCAACATTTCCAAGTGCCCAAACTGCCTGCAGAAAAAGAGAAGTAAGTCAAGATGGATTAGCACTCATTTGGACactgataataaataatgactattttcatttagcaACCTCGACAATTGGGTTGAGAAGTAacaaaaatatgagaaaaactCTTCAGATACCTGCTCACGAACATCATCACTGGCAGAACTGAGGAGTTCTACAAACTTAGGTACAGCACCATGATCAATAACAACTCGTGTGTGTTCAGATGTTCCAGAAGCAACATTTGTCAAAGCCCATGCAGCTTCAAacttattaaataaagaaaaacttAACGATTATATTTGTCAAGATTATGAAAGAATTATCCAAATGGAGAACTTACTTGCAGCTGAGGCAAATCTTGCCTTGAAAGGAACTCAACAAATCTTGGGATAACTCCAGCTTTAATCACCTCATCAATAGGTGGGCTTCGCTCTGCAAAGTTGAGACGTCACAAAACATATTGTGCAAATATAATCcagaaaacaaaggaaatagTACAGGTTTTTATAGATAGTACCAATTGATAAAAGCTTTCTGAACTGAGTAGTTGCCTCCAGTTGAGCATTTGTATCATTTGACCACACTCCTTCCACCATTGAAGGTATACTTTCTAACTGCCAGAGGAATTCACTGTGAGCATCATCATAAAATAGATTGCATCAAGTGCTGGTAACTTCAACATTTGAATCAAGTGACTGTAGCTGCCCCCAATTAGAGCCAGTTTTAAAAGTTATGAAAAAtccaacaataattttatagcaTAAGAGGTCAAGATATGCATGGCAATCCTCAAGTCACATCTCAAATACTTGGACCTATAAAC harbors:
- the LOC125221961 gene encoding importin subunit alpha-4-like — encoded protein: MSLRPGSRAEVRKKGYKTGVDADEARRRREDNLVEIRKSKREDNLLKKRREGLLNGTFPQQTPLFTPDPSQSPAAVEKKLESIPSMVEGVWSNDTNAQLEATTQFRKLLSIERSPPIDEVIKAGVIPRFVEFLSRQDLPQLQFEAAWALTNVASGTSEHTRVVIDHGAVPKFVELLSSASDDVREQAVWALGNVAGDSPNCRDLVLGHGALMPLLAQLNDNSKLSMLRNATWTLSNFCRGKPPTPFEQVRPALPVLRQLIHLNDEEVLTDACWALSYLSDGTNDKIQAVIEAGVCQRLVELLLHPSPTVLVPALRTVGNIVTGDDAQTQFVIDNQVLPCLQQLLTQNHKKSIKKEACWTISNITAGNRAQIQAVIETGIILPLVQLLQHAEFEIKKEAAWAISNATSGGSPEQIRFLVTQGCIKPLCDLLICPDARIVTVCLEGLENILKIGEADKENGQNGGINIYAQMIDDCEGLDKIENLQSHDNNEIYEKAVKILEKYWVEEDEDQNLADGADANQGDGGFSFANGKPNVPPGGFNFG